One window of the Mycobacterium sp. SVM_VP21 genome contains the following:
- the atpB gene encoding F0F1 ATP synthase subunit A — MTESLLAEGAIEVGHHETAVWPLVGEVNIDTITSTAIAAVIVIALALFLRAKVTSSGVPGGVQLFFEAITIQMRNQIEGAIGMKIAPFVLPLAVTIFIFILVCNWLSVLPVQYSDEHGIHELISSAAADINFVLALALFVFCGYHLAGFWRRGFIGHPLRVLKGHVAILAPINLVEEVAKPVSLSLRLFGNIFAGGILVSLIALLGPVFMVAPNAIWKTFDLFVGLIQAFIFALLTILYFSQAMELEEDHH; from the coding sequence ATGACTGAGTCGCTCCTGGCTGAGGGAGCCATCGAGGTCGGCCACCACGAGACCGCGGTATGGCCGCTGGTCGGTGAGGTCAACATCGACACCATCACCTCTACCGCGATCGCGGCCGTGATCGTGATCGCCCTGGCGCTTTTCCTGCGCGCCAAGGTCACCTCGAGCGGGGTTCCCGGCGGAGTGCAGCTGTTCTTCGAGGCGATCACCATCCAGATGCGCAACCAGATCGAGGGCGCCATCGGGATGAAGATCGCCCCGTTCGTGCTGCCGCTGGCGGTGACGATCTTCATCTTCATCCTGGTCTGTAACTGGCTGTCGGTGCTGCCGGTGCAGTACTCCGACGAGCACGGCATCCACGAGCTGATTTCCTCTGCCGCCGCCGACATCAACTTCGTGCTGGCGCTGGCGCTCTTCGTGTTCTGCGGCTACCATCTGGCCGGCTTCTGGCGCCGCGGCTTCATCGGCCACCCGCTGCGGGTGCTCAAGGGCCACGTCGCGATCCTGGCGCCGATCAACCTGGTCGAAGAGGTCGCCAAGCCGGTCTCGCTGTCGCTGCGTCTGTTCGGCAACATCTTCGCCGGCGGCATCCTGGTCAGCTTGATCGCGCTACTGGGGCCGGTCTTCATGGTCGCGCCGAACGCGATCTGGAAGACCTTCGACCTGTTCGTCGGACTGATCCAGGCGTTCATCTTCGCGCTGCTGACCATCCTGTACTTCAGCCAGGCCATGGAGCTCGAAGAAGACCACCACTAG
- a CDS encoding ATP synthase subunit I, whose amino-acid sequence MTTPAQDAPLVLPSVVFQPIRLSLICVALTAAAVAAAAQFGRPLFGVFFGLGLALGLGNALLIRRSALKITASDHPLKKKMALNSASRLLVISVIGLAIAYQFRPEGLGALFGLALFEVVLVLTTMLPVVKKLRAQASESGAEGTEND is encoded by the coding sequence GTGACGACACCAGCGCAGGATGCGCCGTTGGTGTTGCCGTCGGTGGTGTTCCAGCCGATTCGGTTGTCACTGATCTGTGTTGCTCTGACCGCTGCCGCGGTTGCTGCGGCCGCTCAATTCGGCCGACCGCTCTTCGGCGTGTTCTTCGGGCTGGGCCTGGCGCTCGGCCTGGGCAATGCACTGCTGATTCGCCGGTCGGCGCTCAAGATCACCGCCTCCGACCATCCGCTGAAGAAGAAGATGGCGCTGAACTCGGCGTCTCGTCTGCTGGTCATCAGCGTGATCGGCTTGGCGATCGCCTACCAGTTCCGTCCAGAGGGCCTTGGCGCGCTGTTCGGATTGGCCTTGTTCGAGGTAGTGCTGGTGCTGACCACCATGCTGCCAGTGGTAAAAAAGCTCCGCGCGCAAGCGTCAGAGTCCGGCGCTGAAGGGACGGAAAATGACTGA
- a CDS encoding undecaprenyl/decaprenyl-phosphate alpha-N-acetylglucosaminyl 1-phosphate transferase, producing MTSLLALADRGAGVPLRELALVGLTAAIITYFTTGPVRWMATRIGAVAYPRERDVHVQPTPRMGGLAMYVGIVAGIFLASQLPALTRGFVYSTGMPAVVLAGGVIMGIGLLDDKWGLDALTKFAGQITAASVLVTMGVAWSVLYIPIGGVGTVVLDQVSSILLTLALTVSIVNAMNFVDGLDGLAAGLGLITALAICMFSVGVLQDHGGDVLFYPPALISVVLAGACLGFLPHNFSPAKIFMGDSGSMLIGLMLAAASTTAAGPISQTAYGARDVFALLSPFLLVAAVMCVPALDVLLAIIRRTRAGLSPFSPDKMHLHHRLLQIGHSDRRVVLLIYLWTAIVAFGAAGTIFFDPRYTGAVMLGAMLIAVVVTLIPLLRRGGDPEDGPYDTR from the coding sequence GTGACCAGCCTGCTGGCACTGGCCGACCGGGGCGCCGGCGTGCCGCTGCGAGAACTGGCGCTGGTGGGCCTGACCGCCGCGATCATCACCTACTTCACCACCGGGCCCGTTCGCTGGATGGCCACCCGGATCGGCGCGGTCGCCTACCCGCGCGAACGCGACGTCCATGTGCAGCCCACCCCGCGGATGGGCGGGCTGGCGATGTACGTCGGCATCGTCGCCGGGATCTTCCTGGCCTCGCAACTGCCGGCGCTGACGCGCGGCTTCGTCTATTCCACCGGCATGCCGGCGGTGGTGCTGGCCGGCGGCGTCATCATGGGAATCGGCCTGCTCGACGACAAGTGGGGCTTAGACGCCCTGACCAAGTTCGCCGGCCAGATCACCGCGGCCAGCGTGCTGGTCACCATGGGTGTGGCCTGGAGCGTGCTCTACATCCCAATCGGCGGCGTGGGCACCGTGGTGCTCGATCAGGTGTCGTCGATCCTGCTCACGCTGGCGCTGACGGTCTCGATCGTCAACGCGATGAACTTCGTCGACGGCCTCGACGGCCTGGCTGCCGGCCTGGGACTGATCACCGCCCTGGCGATCTGCATGTTCTCCGTCGGCGTGCTGCAGGACCACGGCGGCGACGTGCTGTTCTACCCGCCCGCGTTGATCTCGGTGGTCTTGGCCGGGGCTTGTTTGGGCTTCCTGCCACACAATTTCAGCCCCGCGAAGATCTTTATGGGCGACTCCGGCTCCATGCTGATCGGGCTGATGCTGGCCGCAGCGTCCACTACCGCGGCCGGGCCGATCTCGCAAACGGCCTACGGTGCGCGCGACGTCTTCGCGCTGCTGTCGCCGTTCCTGCTGGTTGCGGCCGTGATGTGCGTGCCGGCACTGGACGTGCTGCTGGCGATCATCCGTCGTACTCGCGCCGGACTCAGTCCCTTCAGCCCGGACAAGATGCACCTGCACCATCGGTTGCTGCAGATCGGCCATTCCGATCGCCGAGTGGTGCTGCTGATCTACTTGTGGACGGCGATCGTGGCATTCGGGGCGGCCGGCACCATCTTCTTCGACCCGCGCTACACCGGGGCGGTGATGCTGGGTGCGATGCTCATCGCGGTTGTCGTTACGCTCATCCCGTTGCTACGCCGGGGAGGCGACCCGGAAGACGGCCCCTACGACACGCGGTAG
- a CDS encoding L-threonylcarbamoyladenylate synthase, which yields MTEVFDCADSDQRAAGIAAAIDAVRGGRLVVLPTDTVYGIGADAFNAAGVTALLAAKRRGRDMPVGVLVGSWNSIDGLALIVPDTARELIRAFWPGALSLIVTQAPSLQWDLGEARGTVMVRMPLHPVALEVLKAVGPMAVSSANVSGGSPAVEAGEAQSQLGESVDVYLDAGPAERGQASTIVDLTGRAPRIVRTGPVSAEQIGAVLGRDPAELTATP from the coding sequence ATGACAGAAGTTTTCGACTGCGCCGACTCCGATCAGCGTGCGGCCGGAATCGCGGCGGCGATCGATGCTGTGCGCGGTGGACGCCTGGTGGTGCTGCCGACCGACACGGTCTACGGCATCGGCGCCGACGCCTTCAACGCCGCCGGCGTGACGGCGCTGTTGGCGGCCAAACGGCGCGGGCGCGATATGCCGGTCGGCGTGCTGGTGGGGTCGTGGAACTCCATCGACGGGCTGGCCCTGATCGTGCCTGACACCGCCCGCGAATTGATCCGGGCGTTCTGGCCGGGTGCGCTCAGCCTGATCGTCACGCAGGCGCCGTCGCTGCAGTGGGACCTCGGCGAGGCCCGCGGCACGGTCATGGTGCGTATGCCGCTGCACCCGGTGGCCCTGGAGGTCCTCAAGGCGGTGGGCCCGATGGCGGTGTCCAGCGCCAACGTCTCCGGCGGGTCGCCCGCGGTCGAGGCCGGCGAAGCGCAAAGCCAACTGGGGGAGTCCGTGGACGTCTATCTCGACGCGGGCCCGGCCGAGCGGGGACAGGCCTCGACGATCGTGGATCTCACCGGTCGAGCACCGCGGATCGTGCGCACCGGACCGGTCTCGGCCGAGCAGATCGGCGCCGTGCTGGGCCGCGACCCCGCCGAGCTGACGGCGACGCCGTGA
- the prmC gene encoding peptide chain release factor N(5)-glutamine methyltransferase, with translation MSRIRDAIDSAAALFADAGIDSARYDAEELAAHVAGTDRGRLALLDPPDDEFFGRYRELVAARSSRIPLQHLIGTAAFGPVLLQVGPGVFIPRPETEAMLEWVLKQAVAQPLGSHPVIVDACTGSGALAIALSLNFSGARVVAVEDSEPALDYARRNCAGTSVELVHADVTTPGLLSELDGRVDLMVSNPPYIPESAELDPEVAQHDPAHALFGGPDGMSVIAPLADLAARLLRPGGLFAVEHDDTTATATVQTVRGTGFFDEVVSRPDLTGRLRFVTAIRNGQP, from the coding sequence GTGAGCCGCATACGGGACGCGATCGACTCCGCTGCAGCGCTTTTCGCTGATGCCGGGATTGACTCCGCCCGCTACGACGCGGAAGAACTCGCCGCCCATGTGGCTGGTACCGATCGCGGCCGGCTGGCGCTGCTGGATCCACCCGATGACGAGTTCTTCGGGCGTTACCGGGAACTGGTCGCCGCACGCAGCTCCCGTATCCCGCTGCAGCACCTGATCGGCACCGCGGCGTTCGGCCCGGTTCTGCTGCAGGTCGGCCCTGGGGTGTTCATCCCGCGGCCGGAGACCGAAGCCATGCTCGAGTGGGTTTTGAAACAGGCTGTGGCTCAACCACTCGGCTCGCACCCGGTGATCGTCGACGCCTGCACCGGTTCCGGCGCGTTGGCGATCGCGTTGTCCCTGAATTTTTCGGGCGCCCGCGTTGTCGCGGTCGAGGACTCCGAACCGGCGTTGGACTACGCACGGCGCAACTGCGCTGGAACGTCGGTGGAGTTGGTCCACGCCGATGTGACCACGCCGGGGCTGCTCTCGGAGCTGGATGGTCGAGTCGACCTGATGGTCAGCAACCCGCCCTACATTCCCGAAAGCGCGGAGCTAGATCCTGAAGTGGCTCAGCATGATCCGGCGCATGCGCTGTTCGGCGGACCCGACGGCATGTCGGTGATCGCCCCGCTGGCCGATCTGGCAGCCCGATTGCTGCGCCCGGGTGGACTGTTCGCCGTCGAGCACGACGACACCACGGCGACGGCCACCGTCCAAACCGTGCGCGGCACTGGATTTTTCGATGAGGTAGTTTCCCGGCCCGACCTGACTGGGCGGCTCCGGTTCGTGACGGCGATCAGGAACGGTCAACCATGA
- the prfA gene encoding peptide chain release factor 1 produces the protein MTQSIQGIDALLAEHAALETQLSDPELHNDPAEARRAGRRFAQLAPIIATHRKLESARGDLEAARELAADDASFAAEVPELEARVAELDTALTDMLAPRDPHDADDIVLEVKSGEGGEESALFAADLARMYIRYAERQGWKVTVLDETTSDLGGYKDATLTIASKGDSADGVWSKMKFEGGVHRVQRVPVTESQGRVHTSAAGVLVYPEPEEVGEVAIDESDLRIDVYRSSGKGGQGVNTTDSAVRITHLPTGIVVTCQNERSQLQNKARALQVLAARLQAVAEEQAQADASADRASQIRTVDRSERIRTYNFPENRITDHRIGYKSHNLDQVLDGDLDAMFDALAAADKETRLQGTA, from the coding sequence ATGACCCAAAGCATTCAGGGGATCGACGCCCTGCTGGCCGAGCACGCCGCCCTGGAAACGCAGCTGTCCGATCCCGAACTGCACAACGATCCGGCCGAGGCACGTCGGGCCGGCCGGCGTTTCGCCCAGCTGGCGCCCATCATCGCCACCCACCGCAAGCTCGAGTCGGCCCGCGGCGACCTGGAGGCCGCCCGGGAACTGGCCGCCGACGACGCGTCGTTCGCCGCCGAGGTGCCGGAACTGGAGGCGCGCGTCGCCGAGCTGGACACCGCGCTCACCGACATGCTTGCGCCCCGCGATCCGCACGACGCCGACGACATCGTGCTGGAGGTCAAATCCGGCGAAGGTGGCGAGGAGTCGGCGTTGTTCGCCGCAGACCTGGCCCGGATGTACATCCGCTACGCCGAACGCCAGGGCTGGAAGGTGACCGTCCTCGACGAGACCACTTCTGACCTTGGCGGCTACAAAGACGCCACCCTGACCATCGCGAGTAAGGGCGACAGCGCCGACGGCGTGTGGTCGAAGATGAAGTTCGAAGGTGGGGTGCACCGCGTGCAGCGGGTGCCCGTGACCGAGTCGCAGGGCCGCGTGCACACCTCGGCGGCCGGCGTGCTGGTCTACCCCGAGCCCGAAGAGGTCGGCGAGGTGGCCATCGACGAGTCGGACCTGCGCATCGACGTCTACCGGTCCTCCGGCAAGGGCGGCCAGGGCGTCAACACCACCGACTCCGCGGTGCGCATCACCCACCTGCCGACCGGGATCGTCGTCACCTGCCAGAACGAGCGGTCCCAGCTGCAGAACAAGGCCCGTGCCTTACAGGTTCTGGCGGCCCGGCTGCAGGCGGTTGCCGAGGAGCAGGCTCAAGCGGATGCCTCGGCCGATCGGGCCAGCCAGATCCGCACGGTGGATCGCAGCGAGCGCATCCGCACCTACAACTTCCCGGAAAACCGGATCACCGATCACCGCATCGGCTACAAGTCGCACAACCTCGACCAGGTCCTCGACGGGGATCTCGACGCGATGTTCGACGCGCTGGCAGCCGCCGATAAGGAAACTCGGTTACAGGGGACGGCGTGA
- the rpmE gene encoding 50S ribosomal protein L31 — translation MKTGIHPAYGETTVVCGCGNSFTTRSTKESGHIVVEVCSQCHPFYTGKQKILDSGGRVARFEKRYGKRNAGAAAAAADDK, via the coding sequence ATGAAGACTGGCATTCACCCCGCCTACGGCGAGACCACCGTGGTCTGCGGTTGCGGCAACTCCTTCACCACCCGTAGCACCAAGGAAAGCGGCCACATCGTGGTCGAGGTCTGCTCGCAGTGCCACCCGTTCTACACCGGCAAGCAGAAGATCCTCGACAGCGGCGGCCGTGTCGCGCGCTTCGAGAAGCGCTACGGCAAGCGCAACGCCGGCGCCGCAGCAGCTGCAGCCGACGACAAGTAG
- the rho gene encoding transcription termination factor Rho, whose translation MTETDLFTAEGSTDQESLPTPPSTSETGQDAVAGGSDAAPSAPETASAPATTESAPASAADNGAATAPSDSSLSAMVLPELRALANRVGVKGSSGMRKSELIAAIREVSDNGGNGDSGAEAPKTQPGTEQPANGAATGAEAAAANEADALAAPPRRERRGASRATGSPAANGGESEKPAEQDKPAEAEHQGESRKQGRNDDKADKAEQSGGRREREGAKGEPKADAKADSKSDDAAQSKRDDQGGDQSNRGGGDDDDRGGRRGRRFRDRRRRGERGGEGGGAGGDAEQLREDDVVQPVAGILDVLDNYAFVRTSGYLAGPNDVYVSMNMVRKNGLRRGDAVTGAVRVPRDGDQPNQRQKFNPLVRLDSVNGGPVEAARNRPEFSKLTPLYPNQRLRLETSGEKLTTRVIDLIMPIGKGQRALIVSPPKAGKTTIMQDIANAITRNNPECHLMVVLVDERPEEVTDMQRSVKGEVIASTFDRPPSDHTQAAELAIERAKRLVEQGKDVVVLLDSITRLGRAYNNASPASGRILSGGVDSTALYPPKRFLGAARNIEDGGSLTIIATAMVETGSTGDTVIFEEFKGTGNAELKLDRKIAERRVFPAVDVNPSGTRKDELLLSPDEFAIVHKLRRLLSGLDSHQAIDLLMSQLRKTKNNYEFLVQVSKTTPGMDND comes from the coding sequence GTGACCGAAACGGACCTCTTCACGGCTGAAGGCAGCACCGACCAGGAATCGCTGCCGACCCCCCCGAGCACTTCCGAGACCGGCCAGGACGCAGTCGCCGGCGGTAGTGACGCCGCGCCGTCCGCCCCGGAAACCGCCTCGGCGCCGGCCACCACCGAGTCTGCTCCCGCTTCGGCGGCCGACAACGGTGCGGCAACCGCCCCCTCCGACAGCTCGCTGTCGGCGATGGTGTTGCCCGAACTGCGGGCGCTGGCCAACCGCGTCGGTGTCAAGGGCTCCTCCGGGATGCGCAAGAGCGAACTGATTGCCGCAATCCGCGAGGTCTCCGACAACGGGGGCAATGGCGACAGTGGCGCCGAAGCGCCGAAGACACAGCCCGGCACCGAGCAGCCCGCCAACGGCGCGGCCACCGGTGCCGAGGCCGCCGCGGCCAACGAGGCGGATGCTCTCGCGGCACCGCCACGCCGCGAACGCCGTGGCGCTAGCCGTGCGACCGGTTCGCCGGCCGCCAATGGCGGAGAGTCCGAGAAGCCGGCAGAGCAGGACAAACCTGCCGAGGCCGAGCACCAGGGCGAGTCGCGCAAGCAGGGCCGCAACGACGACAAGGCCGACAAGGCCGAGCAGTCCGGTGGACGCCGTGAGCGCGAGGGCGCCAAGGGCGAGCCCAAGGCCGACGCTAAAGCCGACAGCAAATCCGACGACGCCGCGCAGTCCAAGCGCGACGACCAGGGCGGCGACCAGTCCAACCGGGGCGGTGGCGACGACGACGACCGCGGTGGCCGTCGCGGCCGTCGTTTCCGTGACCGGCGTCGCCGTGGCGAGCGTGGCGGCGAAGGCGGCGGTGCGGGCGGCGACGCCGAGCAGCTGCGCGAAGACGATGTGGTCCAGCCTGTCGCCGGCATCCTCGATGTGCTGGACAACTACGCGTTCGTGCGCACCTCCGGCTACCTGGCCGGGCCCAACGACGTCTACGTCTCGATGAACATGGTCCGCAAGAACGGGCTGCGCCGCGGCGACGCGGTGACCGGCGCGGTGCGGGTGCCCCGCGACGGTGACCAGCCCAACCAGCGGCAGAAATTCAACCCGCTGGTGCGGCTGGACTCGGTCAACGGCGGCCCGGTCGAGGCCGCCCGCAACCGCCCCGAGTTCTCCAAGCTGACCCCGCTGTACCCGAATCAGCGGCTGCGGTTGGAGACCTCCGGGGAGAAGCTGACCACCCGTGTCATCGACCTGATCATGCCGATCGGCAAGGGGCAGCGCGCGCTGATCGTGTCACCGCCCAAGGCCGGTAAGACCACGATCATGCAGGACATCGCCAACGCGATCACCCGCAACAACCCCGAGTGCCACCTGATGGTGGTGCTGGTCGACGAGCGTCCCGAAGAAGTCACCGACATGCAGCGCTCGGTCAAGGGTGAGGTCATCGCCTCGACCTTCGACCGGCCGCCGTCAGATCACACCCAGGCCGCCGAGCTGGCCATCGAGCGGGCCAAGCGCCTGGTCGAGCAGGGCAAGGACGTCGTCGTGCTGCTGGACTCGATCACCCGTCTGGGTCGTGCCTACAACAACGCCTCCCCGGCGTCGGGCCGCATCCTGTCCGGTGGTGTGGACTCCACCGCGCTCTACCCGCCCAAGCGGTTCCTGGGCGCGGCCCGCAACATCGAGGACGGCGGCTCGCTGACCATCATCGCCACCGCGATGGTGGAGACCGGCTCGACCGGTGACACGGTGATCTTCGAAGAGTTCAAGGGCACCGGCAACGCCGAGCTCAAGCTGGACCGCAAGATCGCCGAGCGCCGGGTGTTCCCGGCCGTCGACGTCAACCCGTCGGGCACCCGCAAGGACGAGCTGCTGCTCTCGCCGGACGAGTTCGCGATCGTGCACAAGCTGCGTCGACTGCTGTCCGGCCTGGACTCGCACCAGGCCATCGACCTGTTGATGAGTCAGCTGCGCAAGACCAAGAACAACTACGAGTTCCTGGTCCAGGTGTCCAAGACCACGCCGGGAATGGACAACGACTGA
- the thrB gene encoding homoserine kinase, with the protein MVQLLPTGLTASVAVAASSANLGPGFDSLGLALGLYDEVIVETVQSGLVVQVEGEGAGQVPLTSDHLVVQGILRGMREAGVEAPGMVVRCRNAIPHQRGLGSSAAAVVGGLAVVNGLVAQLDRPGLSETQLIQLASEFEGHPDNAAAAVLGGAVVSWTANTADGNVGYAAAPLRLHPDIHLFPAIPQLRSSTAETRALLPEQVSHRDARFNLSRAALLVVALTERPDLLLAATEDVLHQPQRGAAQPESAAFLGLLRRHGIAAVLSGAGPAVIALTTAAQLPAEVLESPEARAFNVTEMPVGDAVKWNSGVAVPG; encoded by the coding sequence GTGGTTCAGTTGTTGCCGACCGGGTTGACGGCCAGCGTCGCGGTTGCGGCGTCGAGCGCCAACCTGGGCCCCGGCTTCGACAGCCTGGGCTTGGCGCTGGGCCTCTATGACGAGGTGATCGTCGAGACGGTCCAGTCCGGTCTGGTGGTGCAGGTCGAGGGGGAGGGCGCCGGTCAGGTTCCGCTCACCTCGGATCACCTTGTGGTGCAAGGCATCTTGCGTGGCATGCGCGAGGCGGGTGTCGAGGCACCTGGCATGGTGGTGCGCTGCCGCAATGCGATCCCGCATCAGCGTGGCCTGGGATCGTCGGCGGCCGCGGTGGTCGGTGGGCTGGCCGTGGTCAACGGCCTTGTCGCGCAACTTGATCGGCCCGGCCTGTCCGAAACCCAACTGATCCAGCTGGCGTCGGAGTTCGAGGGCCACCCAGACAACGCCGCCGCCGCCGTGCTGGGTGGCGCGGTGGTTTCCTGGACTGCCAACACCGCTGACGGCAACGTCGGCTACGCGGCGGCGCCGCTGCGGCTGCACCCCGACATCCATCTGTTCCCGGCCATCCCGCAACTGCGCTCGTCGACTGCCGAGACCCGGGCTTTGTTGCCCGAGCAGGTCAGCCACCGCGACGCCCGGTTCAACCTCAGCCGCGCCGCGCTGCTGGTGGTGGCGCTGACCGAGCGGCCCGATCTGCTGCTGGCGGCCACCGAGGATGTGCTGCACCAGCCGCAGCGCGGCGCCGCGCAGCCGGAGTCGGCGGCATTCCTGGGGTTGCTGCGTCGGCACGGCATCGCGGCCGTGCTTTCTGGCGCCGGACCTGCGGTGATCGCACTGACGACAGCGGCCCAACTGCCCGCGGAGGTGCTCGAGTCCCCGGAGGCGCGGGCGTTCAACGTCACCGAGATGCCGGTCGGTGACGCGGTCAAGTGGAATTCCGGGGTAGCGGTACCGGGTTGA
- the thrC gene encoding threonine synthase, with amino-acid sequence MSSTRTPIHRPWPGLIGAYRDRLPIGDDWTAVTLHEGGTPLIYAKRISEQTGCTVHLKVEGLNPTGSFKDRGMTMAVTDAVARGQKAVLCASTGNTSASAAAYAARAGITCAVLIPQGKIAMGKLAQAVMHGAKIIQIDGNFDDCLELARKMATDFPTISLVNSVNPVRIEGQKTAAFEIVDALGTAPDIHSLPVGNAGNITAYWKGYREYFADGLTEKLPKMLGTQAAGAAPLVLGEPVKNPETIATAIRIGSPASWTQAVEAQVDSGGRFLAATDDEILAAYHLVAQSEGVFVEPASAASIAGLLKSVEEGWVPRGSTVVCTVTGNGLKDPDTALKDMPEVTAVPVDAATVVAELGLA; translated from the coding sequence GTGAGCTCCACCCGAACCCCGATCCACCGCCCCTGGCCCGGCCTGATCGGCGCCTACCGCGATCGGCTTCCCATCGGCGACGACTGGACGGCAGTCACCCTGCACGAGGGCGGCACCCCGCTGATCTACGCCAAGCGGATCTCCGAGCAGACCGGCTGCACCGTGCACCTGAAGGTCGAGGGGCTCAACCCGACCGGCTCGTTCAAGGACCGCGGCATGACGATGGCCGTCACCGACGCGGTCGCGCGCGGCCAAAAGGCAGTGCTGTGCGCCTCGACCGGCAACACCTCGGCATCGGCGGCCGCCTACGCTGCCCGCGCCGGGATCACCTGTGCGGTGCTGATCCCGCAGGGCAAGATCGCAATGGGCAAGCTCGCGCAGGCAGTCATGCACGGCGCCAAGATCATTCAGATCGACGGCAACTTCGACGACTGTCTGGAACTGGCCCGCAAGATGGCCACCGACTTCCCGACCATCTCGCTGGTGAACTCGGTCAACCCGGTGCGCATCGAAGGTCAGAAGACGGCGGCCTTCGAGATCGTCGACGCCCTGGGCACCGCGCCCGATATCCACTCGCTGCCGGTCGGCAACGCCGGCAACATCACCGCGTACTGGAAGGGCTACCGCGAGTACTTCGCAGACGGCCTGACCGAGAAGCTGCCGAAGATGTTGGGCACCCAGGCTGCCGGCGCTGCGCCGCTGGTGCTCGGTGAGCCGGTCAAGAACCCGGAGACCATCGCCACCGCGATCCGCATCGGCTCGCCGGCCTCCTGGACGCAGGCTGTTGAAGCACAGGTGGATTCGGGCGGGCGGTTCTTGGCCGCCACCGACGACGAGATTCTGGCCGCCTACCACCTGGTGGCGCAGTCCGAGGGCGTATTCGTCGAGCCGGCCTCGGCGGCCAGCATTGCCGGGCTGCTCAAGTCGGTGGAGGAAGGTTGGGTGCCGCGCGGATCGACCGTGGTGTGCACCGTGACCGGCAACGGGCTCAAGGACCCCGACACCGCGCTGAAGGACATGCCCGAGGTGACCGCGGTTCCCGTCGACGCGGCCACCGTGGTCGCCGAATTGGGGCTGGCCTAG
- a CDS encoding homoserine dehydrogenase yields MSGAPVGVAVLGLGNVGSEVVRILEASADDLAARIGAPLVLRGVGVRRMGADRGVPEDLLTDDIDSLVSRSDVDIVVELMGPVEPARKAILSAIAHGKSVVTANKALLSRSTGELAEAAENARVDLYFEAAVAGAIPVIRPLTQSLAGDTVLRVAGIVNGTTNYILSEMDSTGADYSAALADASALGYAEADPTADVEGYDAAAKAAILASIAFHTRVTADDVYREGITSISPADFTTARALGCTIKLLAICERITTSDGQQRVSARVYPALVPLTHPLATVNGAFNAVVVEAEAAGRLMFYGQGAGGAPTASAVTGDLVMAARNRVQGGRGPRESKYAQLAIAPIGDVQTRYYVSMDVADKPGVLSTVAAEFAAHGVSIAEVRQEGVADDDGQLIGARIVVVTHRAADAALSKTVAALADLDAVQRIASVLRLEGTDQ; encoded by the coding sequence GTGTCCGGGGCCCCCGTAGGGGTGGCAGTCCTCGGTTTGGGCAACGTCGGCAGCGAAGTCGTCCGCATTCTCGAAGCCAGCGCTGATGATCTGGCCGCCCGCATCGGCGCACCGCTGGTGCTGCGCGGGGTCGGGGTGCGCCGGATGGGTGCCGACCGCGGCGTGCCCGAGGACTTGCTTACCGACGACATCGACAGCCTGGTGTCGCGCAGCGACGTCGACATCGTCGTGGAGCTGATGGGCCCGGTCGAGCCGGCCCGCAAGGCGATCCTGTCGGCGATAGCGCACGGCAAATCCGTCGTCACCGCCAACAAGGCCCTGCTGTCGCGGTCCACCGGGGAGCTGGCCGAGGCCGCCGAGAACGCTCGGGTGGACCTGTACTTCGAGGCTGCCGTCGCCGGCGCCATCCCGGTGATCCGGCCGCTGACCCAGTCGCTGGCCGGCGACACCGTGTTGCGGGTGGCGGGCATCGTCAACGGCACCACCAACTACATCCTGTCCGAAATGGACTCCACCGGCGCCGACTACAGCGCCGCACTGGCCGACGCGAGTGCGCTGGGCTACGCCGAGGCCGACCCGACCGCTGACGTGGAGGGCTACGACGCCGCCGCCAAGGCCGCGATCCTGGCATCGATCGCCTTCCACACCCGGGTGACCGCCGACGACGTCTACCGTGAGGGCATCACCAGCATCAGTCCGGCGGACTTCACCACGGCACGCGCGTTGGGGTGCACGATCAAGCTGCTGGCGATCTGCGAGCGCATCACCACCAGCGATGGGCAACAGCGGGTTTCGGCCCGGGTCTACCCGGCGCTGGTGCCGCTGACCCATCCTTTGGCCACGGTCAACGGGGCCTTCAACGCGGTGGTGGTCGAAGCCGAAGCGGCCGGCCGGCTGATGTTCTACGGTCAGGGCGCCGGCGGTGCGCCCACCGCCTCGGCGGTCACCGGTGATCTGGTGATGGCCGCCCGTAACCGGGTGCAGGGCGGGCGCGGGCCGCGCGAGTCCAAGTACGCCCAGCTGGCCATCGCCCCGATCGGTGACGTGCAGACCCGTTACTACGTGAGCATGGATGTCGCCGACAAGCCCGGTGTGCTGTCCACGGTGGCAGCCGAATTCGCCGCCCATGGCGTCAGCATCGCCGAGGTGCGCCAAGAGGGCGTGGCCGATGACGACGGCCAACTGATCGGCGCTCGGATCGTGGTGGTCACCCACCGGGCTGCCGACGCAGCATTGTCGAAAACCGTTGCGGCGCTTGCTGACCTGGACGCGGTCCAGCGGATCGCCAGCGTGCTACGACTGGAAGGAACAGACCAGTGA